One Tolypothrix bouteillei VB521301 DNA window includes the following coding sequences:
- a CDS encoding non-ribosomal peptide synthetase: MELNLLLTTLSNKGVKLFADGDLLNIDAPKGVITSELRNALTEHKAELLVLLRQNSISTSSASLPTIVPAPDRRYEPFPLTDMQHAFWVGRSGVLELGSVANHGYYEIECKGLDLERLNWALQKLIERHDMLRAVVLPDGQQQVLKQVPFYQIQVLDLKGQDEEFITSEIEMIRERMAYQVLPADKWPLFEFRATCLDEERIRLHVSYDLQIFDAWSLFRLFDEWFQLYQNPNFTFLPLELSFRDYVLALQELETTELYRRSQEYWLNRLDNLPPAPDLPLAKNPKELKHHRNRRYEGRLERDEWQQLQQRTARAGLTASGVLLAAFAEVLTLWCKSSRFTINLALFNRLPLHPQVHDILGDFTSVTLLAVENSIPEPFIDRSKRLQQQLWHDLEHRYISGVRVTRELARRRGTAPSAMPIVFTSTLGFGLLGQETLTFSHFGELVYGISQASQAWMDIQVWEDKGVLTFNWDVVEELFPEGLICDMFEAYCRFLKQLATSELAWTETTRQLIPPAQLAQREAVNATTTPTPDELLHTLFAAQVQKRRVEPAVISSERTLTYKELYTLANQVGHRLRKLGAAPNQLVGVVMEKGWEQIVAVMGILAAGAAYVPIEPGLPQQRRKYLLENSQVKIVLTQSCLNEKLEWPLDIQRLCIDTEAFANENSQPLQPAQTPDDLAYVIYTSGSTGLPKGVMITHRNVVNVVIHTNKRFNITSQDRILAVTALSHDLSVYDIFGLLCAGGVIVMPDASAVKDPAHWVKLMVQEKVTLWNSVPPVMKMLVEYAENHSVTLPVSLRLAILGGDWLPISLPNRLQALIPEVQVLSIGGPTETTIWNIGYLIAEVNPNWKSIPYGKPMANTKYYVLNEALEDCPVWVPGQMYCTGMQVAKGYWQDEEKTAVNFITHPRTKERIYRTGDLGRYLPDGNIEFLGRVDFQIKLRGYRIETGEIEAALKQHPDLKDAIVAAAGESQQNQYLVAYVVPKQDKALSFLETESADTFKSQILWPSLVKAGLQQAKNSFWDVDIQTFAAIWEHQNYLYTISVCRALRKLGVYHSPGEKYDVDDLMSRCHIAPRYKKWLNRALQVLVQEGWLKQEGKVFTSVVELPISAFQKLSKEIQINHGFTKTWMDLIPDAPFDNLANIITEKIHSAEIYVSEKTRDIYKIMFADCNAIASEIMAAIVQNIESGKQLRILEVGGGYGSTTEHLLPLLPPSQTTYVFTDISQFFLQQGQENFTNYPFVSYDILDLEKNPIEQGFEPHSFDIVIAATVIHNTQFIEQTLKNIRSLLAPNGLLLAIEKTKFHRSFDLNMGLQQGFERFEDRELRPEHPVLSKAQWQRILASLEFSNSVFMNEPDSVADLIGFDVFIAQAPSTVQRFQPRQLRNFLQEKLPEYMLPAEFVLLDALPLTANGKVDRLALPGLKGLRSQVKAAYVMPQTETEKLIASIWQEVLRIEKVSINDNFFELGGDSLQVTQVVSRVNERLHLNIPMQNFLQTPILSSLAKSIEEITITSQKLQAPIDKALTNRVEIEL, from the coding sequence ATGGAACTAAACTTACTTTTAACAACCCTCTCCAATAAAGGTGTAAAACTTTTTGCAGATGGAGATTTACTAAATATTGATGCACCAAAGGGGGTAATAACCTCAGAACTCCGTAACGCTTTGACTGAACATAAAGCAGAGCTTTTGGTATTGTTACGCCAAAATAGTATCAGTACCAGTTCTGCTTCTCTCCCAACAATTGTGCCAGCGCCAGATCGGCGTTATGAACCTTTCCCACTCACTGATATGCAGCACGCCTTTTGGGTGGGGCGTAGTGGAGTTCTAGAGCTAGGTAGTGTTGCCAATCATGGTTATTACGAGATTGAATGCAAAGGTTTAGACTTAGAACGATTAAACTGGGCACTGCAAAAATTAATTGAGCGTCATGATATGCTTAGGGCTGTGGTGTTACCAGATGGTCAACAGCAAGTTCTCAAACAGGTGCCTTTCTATCAAATTCAGGTCTTGGATCTTAAGGGTCAGGATGAAGAATTTATCACCTCTGAGATTGAGATGATTCGCGAGCGAATGGCTTACCAAGTACTACCAGCTGACAAGTGGCCTTTATTTGAGTTTAGAGCAACGTGTTTAGATGAAGAGCGTATCCGATTACACGTCAGTTACGATTTACAAATTTTTGATGCTTGGAGTCTGTTTCGTCTATTTGATGAGTGGTTTCAACTTTACCAAAATCCCAATTTTACATTCCTACCTTTAGAACTTTCATTCCGGGATTATGTTCTTGCTCTGCAAGAATTGGAAACTACAGAATTGTACAGGCGATCGCAAGAGTACTGGTTGAATCGCTTAGATAACTTACCCCCTGCTCCAGACTTACCTCTTGCCAAAAATCCCAAAGAACTCAAACACCATAGAAATAGGCGTTACGAAGGGCGATTGGAGCGAGATGAATGGCAACAGTTGCAACAACGTACTGCTCGAGCTGGTTTAACAGCCTCTGGAGTTTTACTAGCCGCCTTTGCTGAAGTTTTAACACTTTGGTGCAAAAGCTCTCGGTTTACTATCAATCTAGCCTTATTTAATCGTCTACCTTTGCATCCTCAAGTCCATGACATTTTGGGAGATTTCACTTCTGTCACCTTACTCGCTGTCGAGAATTCTATTCCGGAACCGTTTATTGACCGCTCAAAGCGCCTACAGCAACAGCTGTGGCACGATTTAGAACACCGTTACATCAGTGGTGTACGCGTGACGCGGGAATTAGCACGCAGGCGAGGTACGGCACCTAGCGCGATGCCAATCGTATTTACTAGCACTCTTGGTTTTGGTTTGCTTGGTCAGGAAACCTTGACATTTAGTCATTTTGGAGAGTTAGTCTATGGCATTAGCCAAGCTTCCCAGGCTTGGATGGATATTCAAGTTTGGGAGGATAAGGGAGTATTGACTTTCAACTGGGATGTAGTTGAAGAACTTTTTCCAGAAGGTTTGATCTGTGATATGTTTGAGGCTTATTGTCGTTTCCTCAAACAACTGGCAACTTCTGAATTAGCTTGGACTGAGACAACTCGACAACTCATTCCTCCTGCCCAATTAGCGCAACGGGAAGCCGTTAATGCAACGACCACACCAACTCCCGATGAACTGCTGCATACTTTATTTGCAGCACAAGTCCAAAAGCGAAGAGTGGAACCTGCCGTTATTTCATCCGAGCGAACTCTGACTTACAAAGAGCTATACACACTTGCCAATCAAGTTGGTCATCGATTGCGGAAACTTGGGGCTGCACCCAACCAGTTGGTAGGTGTAGTTATGGAGAAAGGATGGGAGCAAATTGTCGCTGTAATGGGAATTTTGGCTGCTGGTGCAGCTTATGTTCCCATCGAGCCGGGATTGCCACAGCAACGCAGAAAATATCTTTTAGAAAATAGTCAAGTCAAGATTGTTCTGACTCAATCTTGTTTGAACGAAAAGCTGGAATGGCCATTGGATATACAACGTTTGTGCATAGATACAGAAGCATTTGCCAACGAAAACAGCCAGCCACTCCAACCAGCGCAAACGCCTGATGATTTAGCTTATGTAATTTACACCTCTGGTTCTACTGGTTTACCGAAAGGAGTAATGATTACTCACCGCAACGTGGTTAACGTAGTTATCCATACCAACAAGCGGTTTAATATTACTTCTCAAGACCGCATCCTGGCTGTAACCGCTTTGAGTCACGATCTGTCTGTTTATGACATATTCGGTCTACTTTGTGCTGGTGGTGTGATTGTGATGCCTGATGCTTCTGCTGTCAAAGATCCGGCTCACTGGGTTAAGTTGATGGTGCAGGAAAAAGTGACGCTATGGAACTCAGTACCCCCAGTGATGAAGATGTTGGTGGAATACGCAGAGAACCACTCTGTGACATTACCAGTAAGTTTGCGTTTGGCAATTCTAGGTGGAGATTGGCTCCCAATTTCCTTGCCTAACCGTCTTCAAGCTTTAATACCAGAAGTACAAGTACTCAGTATTGGTGGTCCAACAGAAACAACTATTTGGAATATCGGTTATTTAATTGCGGAGGTCAATCCAAACTGGAAGAGTATTCCTTATGGCAAACCGATGGCGAATACAAAATACTATGTTTTGAATGAAGCTTTAGAAGATTGCCCTGTTTGGGTTCCCGGTCAAATGTACTGTACTGGTATGCAGGTTGCCAAGGGCTATTGGCAGGATGAAGAAAAAACTGCTGTCAATTTTATCACTCATCCCCGCACAAAGGAACGCATTTACCGTACTGGTGACCTCGGTCGTTATTTACCTGATGGCAACATTGAATTTTTGGGACGTGTAGATTTCCAAATCAAACTAAGGGGATACCGCATCGAAACAGGAGAAATTGAAGCAGCTTTAAAACAGCACCCAGATCTGAAAGATGCAATAGTTGCTGCGGCGGGAGAGTCACAGCAAAATCAGTATCTAGTAGCTTATGTGGTTCCCAAGCAAGACAAAGCATTAAGCTTCTTAGAAACGGAAAGTGCTGATACTTTCAAATCTCAGATCCTCTGGCCATCTCTGGTAAAAGCAGGACTTCAACAAGCAAAAAATAGTTTTTGGGATGTAGATATCCAAACTTTTGCGGCAATATGGGAACACCAAAATTATCTATACACTATTTCAGTGTGTCGGGCGCTCAGAAAGCTTGGTGTTTATCACTCACCTGGAGAGAAGTATGACGTAGATGATTTAATGTCTCGATGTCATATTGCTCCACGCTACAAAAAATGGTTAAATCGAGCTTTGCAGGTGCTGGTTCAAGAAGGATGGTTGAAGCAGGAGGGAAAAGTCTTTACCAGTGTTGTTGAATTACCAATTTCTGCATTTCAAAAGCTTTCAAAAGAAATTCAGATAAATCATGGTTTCACTAAAACTTGGATGGATTTGATACCTGATGCTCCTTTTGATAACTTAGCAAACATTATTACTGAAAAAATCCACTCGGCAGAAATTTATGTTTCCGAAAAAACTCGGGATATATACAAAATAATGTTTGCTGATTGCAATGCGATCGCTAGTGAAATCATGGCGGCAATAGTACAAAATATAGAGTCAGGAAAACAACTGCGAATCCTGGAAGTTGGAGGCGGTTATGGTTCTACTACAGAACATTTACTGCCATTGTTACCGCCAAGCCAAACAACTTATGTGTTTACTGATATTTCTCAATTCTTTCTCCAACAAGGTCAAGAAAATTTTACCAACTATCCTTTTGTTAGCTATGACATTTTAGATCTTGAGAAAAACCCTATTGAGCAAGGTTTTGAGCCACATTCCTTTGATATTGTTATTGCTGCAACTGTTATTCATAACACTCAGTTTATAGAGCAAACCCTGAAGAATATTCGCTCCTTGTTAGCTCCAAATGGTTTACTCCTTGCAATTGAAAAAACAAAATTTCATCGCTCCTTTGATTTGAACATGGGTCTACAGCAAGGGTTTGAACGGTTTGAGGATCGAGAGCTAAGACCGGAACATCCAGTGCTGTCAAAAGCACAATGGCAGAGAATATTAGCTTCTTTGGAATTTTCAAACAGCGTTTTTATGAACGAGCCCGATTCTGTTGCTGATTTAATTGGGTTTGATGTATTCATTGCTCAAGCACCATCAACGGTGCAACGTTTTCAACCTAGACAGTTGCGTAATTTCCTACAGGAAAAACTACCTGAATATATGTTGCCTGCTGAATTTGTACTGTTAGATGCTTTACCACTGACAGCTAATGGCAAAGTAGATCGTCTTGCTTTACCTGGGTTAAAAGGATTGCGATCGCAAGTGAAAGCTGCTTATGTAATGCCTCAAACAGAAACAGAAAAACTCATTGCCAGTATTTGGCAA
- a CDS encoding type I polyketide synthase, whose translation MNNPSEDSNHLSPLQRAVFAIKEMRSQLDTLERSRTEPIAIIGIGCQFPGNANEPEPFWQLLRNGVDATREIPTNRWNIDAYYDPNPKTPGKSYTRRGGFLDKVDEFDAEFFAISPREAVSMDPQQRLLLEVSYSALENAGIASDKLIGSQSGVFIGISARDYEQLSSFTDIDVYSATGNALSIAAGRLSYFLGLSGPALSVDTACSSSLVAVHLACQSLRNGECHLALAGGVQLILSPQTNISMSMMQALSPDGRCKTFDASADGYGRGEGCGIVVLKRLSDAIADRDNILALIRGSAVNQDGRSSGLTVPNGLAQNSLIRSALDNAKVEPSQVSYVETHGTGTSLGDPIEVKALGAVLGQRQPEEQPLMIGSVKTNIGHLEAAAGVAGLIKVVLAMQHQEIPPHLHLNQLNPLISLEKTSLKIPTKLTPWTSQEQQRRIAGVSSFGFSGTNAHVILEEAPQASQKKEGIERPVHILTLSAKTEAALKKLASRYELYFAGERDFCLGDICFTANTGRAHFAYRMAIVTTSLEQIRQQLAAFACGQHLQGLSTSQTALTKKAKVAFLFAGQGSHYIDMGRQLYETQPVFRHALKYCDQLLRPYLEQPLLSVLYPPPGVTSLLDRTTYTQAALFALEYSLAQLWLSWGIQPDAVMGHGVGKYVAGCVAGVFSVEDGLKLITHAFHTPLKEPILDSFAQIAAEVVYSSPKIDLASNVTGQFLKAEDVTRSQYWCRPIDEPANLKASLQMLHEQGYNVFVEIGPHSTFIEIGTPCLPEKAALWLPSLMKGQEDWQVLLQSLGSLYTEGIDVNWVNFDKDYNWRRLSLPTYPFERQRFWKNASEQKYQEVIIGSSKIAHPLLGRQLRSPLKQVQFESQFSIDLLPLVKDHGLQGVPVVNLVIYLEMVLAAAAEAFGQRTYILEDVFIPQALVFSKKDICTVQLILCPDEVSGKISFQIFSLISDEANKRTDWTMHSTGVLRFEQQDSTVLTQKPFSFTDIEAQSQKPFSGSQFYEMMAERGMNLGLSCQSLEQIWLQEGEVIGKVVTGLSEEANSQYYLPLDAIDACFQLLSASFAPETSDTYVIVGFESFQFYGYASTRTFWAKARLHSGKKNCARNEIIAGDVSLFDLAGQLVAEVINVQLKCLDRVALQPSFQAGRNELGIQFIETNHKEKDNFSTDKLLAMEPAERQRVLETYVIGELASSLQIPVTKLNSDMYLASMLDSLMAFEVRSRIESRLGVRVPMEKFFGDNTVTQLVQLLLNQLTLTNLVLSDATFDMNTEREKLSF comes from the coding sequence ATGAACAACCCTTCAGAAGATAGTAACCATCTCTCGCCATTACAACGTGCAGTTTTTGCTATTAAGGAGATGCGTTCTCAACTAGATACGCTAGAGAGATCGCGGACCGAACCAATTGCCATCATTGGTATAGGTTGCCAATTTCCTGGTAATGCCAATGAACCAGAACCTTTCTGGCAACTGTTACGTAATGGAGTGGATGCTACTAGGGAGATACCAACAAACCGTTGGAATATAGACGCTTACTACGATCCAAATCCCAAAACTCCTGGTAAGTCATACACTCGCAGGGGTGGATTTTTAGATAAGGTAGATGAATTTGACGCTGAATTCTTTGCTATTTCACCGCGTGAAGCGGTGAGCATGGACCCCCAACAACGGTTATTACTAGAGGTCAGTTATTCAGCTTTAGAGAATGCTGGGATTGCATCGGACAAACTAATTGGCAGTCAAAGCGGTGTATTTATAGGAATTAGTGCTCGTGACTATGAACAACTTAGTAGTTTTACTGATATTGATGTTTATAGCGCTACAGGTAATGCTTTGAGCATAGCGGCTGGTCGCTTATCCTATTTTTTAGGGCTCTCTGGTCCTGCCCTATCCGTGGATACAGCTTGCTCGTCTTCCTTGGTTGCAGTCCATCTTGCATGCCAAAGTTTGCGTAATGGAGAGTGCCACCTCGCTCTAGCTGGTGGGGTGCAACTGATATTGTCACCACAGACAAATATCTCCATGTCTATGATGCAAGCGCTATCTCCTGATGGTCGCTGCAAAACTTTTGATGCCAGTGCTGATGGCTACGGACGGGGTGAAGGTTGCGGGATAGTCGTACTCAAACGTCTCAGTGATGCTATTGCTGACCGCGATAATATATTAGCTCTCATTCGGGGTTCAGCAGTTAATCAAGATGGTCGAAGTAGTGGGCTTACAGTTCCTAATGGACTAGCTCAAAATTCTCTGATTCGCTCCGCATTGGACAATGCAAAAGTTGAACCCAGTCAAGTGAGTTATGTAGAAACTCACGGTACAGGAACTTCTTTAGGTGATCCTATTGAGGTAAAGGCGCTAGGGGCGGTACTCGGTCAAAGACAGCCAGAAGAACAACCCCTGATGATTGGTTCGGTAAAAACGAACATTGGCCATTTGGAAGCGGCAGCGGGAGTAGCTGGTTTAATTAAAGTAGTGCTGGCTATGCAACATCAAGAAATTCCACCTCACTTACACTTAAACCAACTTAACCCTCTGATTTCTTTAGAAAAGACTTCTCTAAAAATTCCTACAAAACTGACTCCTTGGACTTCACAAGAACAGCAAAGACGTATAGCTGGAGTGAGTTCTTTTGGATTTAGTGGCACTAATGCTCATGTCATACTGGAAGAAGCACCTCAAGCAAGCCAAAAAAAAGAAGGGATTGAACGTCCGGTACATATTCTGACGCTATCTGCTAAAACGGAAGCAGCATTAAAGAAATTGGCTTCTCGGTATGAGTTGTACTTTGCAGGAGAGCGCGACTTTTGTTTGGGGGATATTTGTTTCACTGCTAATACTGGAAGAGCGCATTTCGCCTACAGAATGGCAATTGTCACCACTTCCTTAGAACAGATACGCCAACAACTTGCTGCTTTTGCCTGCGGTCAACATTTACAGGGGTTAAGCACTTCTCAAACAGCACTTACCAAAAAAGCAAAAGTGGCATTCTTGTTCGCAGGTCAAGGGAGCCACTACATTGATATGGGCCGTCAACTTTACGAGACCCAGCCTGTATTCCGTCATGCCTTAAAATACTGTGACCAATTGCTACGCCCATATCTCGAGCAACCACTACTCTCTGTGCTCTATCCCCCACCAGGTGTGACCTCGCTTTTGGATCGAACAACGTACACTCAAGCAGCTTTATTTGCTTTAGAATACTCTCTAGCACAATTATGGTTATCTTGGGGGATACAACCAGATGCGGTGATGGGTCACGGTGTAGGCAAGTATGTAGCAGGTTGTGTCGCAGGAGTTTTCAGCGTAGAAGATGGTTTAAAACTGATTACCCATGCCTTTCACACCCCTTTGAAAGAACCAATTCTCGATTCCTTCGCTCAAATAGCCGCAGAGGTTGTATACTCGTCTCCAAAAATAGATTTAGCGTCAAACGTAACTGGACAATTTCTTAAAGCGGAAGACGTGACCAGATCTCAATACTGGTGTCGCCCTATTGATGAACCTGCCAATTTAAAAGCTAGCTTGCAAATGTTACACGAGCAAGGTTATAACGTGTTCGTGGAGATTGGACCGCATTCCACTTTCATAGAAATAGGCACCCCATGCTTGCCTGAAAAGGCTGCTCTCTGGTTACCTTCTTTAATGAAAGGACAAGAAGACTGGCAGGTGTTGTTACAGAGCCTGGGAAGTCTGTATACAGAAGGTATAGATGTAAATTGGGTTAATTTTGATAAAGATTATAATTGGCGTCGGCTGTCATTACCTACTTATCCCTTCGAGCGACAAAGATTTTGGAAGAATGCTTCCGAGCAGAAGTATCAAGAGGTAATAATTGGTTCATCAAAAATTGCTCATCCTTTGTTAGGAAGACAATTGCGATCGCCTCTTAAGCAAGTTCAATTTGAGTCCCAGTTTAGCATTGATTTACTACCACTTGTAAAAGATCATGGGCTTCAAGGTGTGCCAGTGGTAAATCTTGTCATTTATCTGGAGATGGTTTTAGCAGCAGCAGCAGAGGCGTTTGGACAAAGAACTTACATTTTAGAAGATGTGTTTATACCCCAAGCGCTTGTCTTTTCCAAGAAAGATATTTGTACTGTGCAGTTAATACTTTGTCCTGATGAGGTTTCTGGAAAAATTTCTTTCCAAATTTTCAGTTTGATATCAGATGAGGCAAATAAACGGACAGATTGGACAATGCACAGTACGGGAGTGTTACGCTTTGAGCAACAAGATAGCACAGTACTGACTCAAAAACCATTTTCTTTTACAGACATTGAGGCACAATCTCAAAAACCATTTTCTGGTTCTCAGTTCTACGAAATGATGGCAGAGCGAGGAATGAACTTAGGTCTTAGCTGTCAGTCACTTGAGCAAATTTGGTTGCAAGAGGGAGAGGTTATTGGTAAAGTAGTGACTGGATTGTCAGAAGAAGCAAATAGTCAATATTATCTTCCTCTAGACGCGATAGATGCATGTTTTCAGCTTTTATCGGCTAGCTTTGCCCCAGAAACTTCTGATACTTACGTTATTGTAGGCTTTGAAAGCTTCCAATTTTATGGTTATGCTAGCACTCGAACATTCTGGGCTAAAGCAAGATTACATTCTGGTAAAAAGAATTGTGCTCGCAATGAAATTATCGCTGGTGATGTTAGCCTGTTTGACTTAGCAGGACAACTCGTAGCGGAAGTTATCAACGTACAACTTAAGTGCTTGGATCGTGTAGCACTACAACCCAGTTTTCAAGCAGGAAGAAATGAATTGGGGATTCAGTTCATAGAAACAAACCATAAGGAAAAAGACAATTTCTCCACAGACAAACTCTTAGCGATGGAACCAGCAGAGCGTCAACGCGTGTTAGAGACTTATGTCATAGGAGAATTAGCAAGTTCGCTACAGATTCCAGTTACTAAACTGAATTCGGATATGTATCTTGCTTCAATGCTGGATTCGTTGATGGCTTTTGAAGTGAGGAGTCGAATTGAGTCTAGGTTAGGGGTACGAGTGCCAATGGAGAAATTTTTTGGTGACAACACTGTCACTCAATTAGTGCAACTATTGCTCAACCAATTAACTCTAACAAACTTAGTTTTATCAGATGCCACATTCGACATGAATACAGAAAGGGAAAAATTGAGTTTTTAG